A stretch of the Papaver somniferum cultivar HN1 chromosome 6, ASM357369v1, whole genome shotgun sequence genome encodes the following:
- the LOC113285461 gene encoding glutathione S-transferase F13-like isoform X1 translates to MAPIKLHGVPFSTCTARVMACLEEKNVQYEICPVDLSTGAHKRPDFISKNPFGQIPVLEDRDITLFESRAICSYIAHKYKDQGTDLLQHGNLHGFTKVMVGCEVESQQFNPAMGPIFFHTFIAPMRGWAPDQKAIDENVVKVGAVLDVYEKMLSSSKYLAGDSYTLADLNHLPYITYIMKTPHANLINSRPHVKAWWEAVSSRPASLKVTQEMTLGSKRSLGSVKCLSQNLSRAHLWCDVLNFNKRTGNGICKCVKVVVPILMK, encoded by the exons ATGGCACCCATAAAGCTACATGGAGTTCCATTTTCAACATGTACGGCTCGTGTGATGGCTTGCCTCGAAGAGAAAAACGTCCAGTATGAGATTTGTCCGGTCGATCTTAGTACCGGAGCACACAAACGTCCTGATTTCATTTCCAAGAATCCATTTGGTCAGATTCCAGTACTTGAAGATAGAGATATCACTCTTTTTG AATCAAGAGCCATCTGTAGTTACATTGCTCACAAATACAAAGACCAGGGAACAGATCTACTTCAACATGGCAATCTTCATGGTTTCACAAAAGTAATGGTTGGATGTGAAGTAGAATCTCAACAATTCAACCCTGCAATGGGACCTATTTTCTTTCACACCTTCATTGCTCCTATGAGAGGTTGGGCACCAGATCAGAAGGCCATCGATGAGAACGTCGTGAAAGTCGGGGCAGTCCTTGATGTTTATGAAAAGATGCTTAGCAGCAGTAAATATCTTGCAGGAGATAGTTATACACTAGCTGATCTTAATCACCTTCCTTATATTACCTATATTATGAAGACTCcacatgctaatttgatcaaTTCTAGGCCTCATGTTAAGGCATGGTGGGAAGCTGTTTCATCTAGGCCAGCTTCACTAAAGGTTACCCAAGAAATGACCTTGGGTAGCAAGCGATCACTTGGTTCCGTAAAATGTTTGTCACAAAACCTCTCTAGGGCGCATTTGTGGTGTGATGTACTCAATTTTAATAAGCGTACAGGGAATGGAATATGCAAGTGCGTTAAAGTGGTCGTACCTATATTAATGAAATAG
- the LOC113285461 gene encoding glutathione S-transferase F13-like isoform X2, with amino-acid sequence MAPIKLHGVPFSTCTARVMACLEEKNVQYEICPVDLSTGAHKRPDFISKNPFESRAICSYIAHKYKDQGTDLLQHGNLHGFTKVMVGCEVESQQFNPAMGPIFFHTFIAPMRGWAPDQKAIDENVVKVGAVLDVYEKMLSSSKYLAGDSYTLADLNHLPYITYIMKTPHANLINSRPHVKAWWEAVSSRPASLKVTQEMTLGSKRSLGSVKCLSQNLSRAHLWCDVLNFNKRTGNGICKCVKVVVPILMK; translated from the exons ATGGCACCCATAAAGCTACATGGAGTTCCATTTTCAACATGTACGGCTCGTGTGATGGCTTGCCTCGAAGAGAAAAACGTCCAGTATGAGATTTGTCCGGTCGATCTTAGTACCGGAGCACACAAACGTCCTGATTTCATTTCCAAGAATCCATTTG AATCAAGAGCCATCTGTAGTTACATTGCTCACAAATACAAAGACCAGGGAACAGATCTACTTCAACATGGCAATCTTCATGGTTTCACAAAAGTAATGGTTGGATGTGAAGTAGAATCTCAACAATTCAACCCTGCAATGGGACCTATTTTCTTTCACACCTTCATTGCTCCTATGAGAGGTTGGGCACCAGATCAGAAGGCCATCGATGAGAACGTCGTGAAAGTCGGGGCAGTCCTTGATGTTTATGAAAAGATGCTTAGCAGCAGTAAATATCTTGCAGGAGATAGTTATACACTAGCTGATCTTAATCACCTTCCTTATATTACCTATATTATGAAGACTCcacatgctaatttgatcaaTTCTAGGCCTCATGTTAAGGCATGGTGGGAAGCTGTTTCATCTAGGCCAGCTTCACTAAAGGTTACCCAAGAAATGACCTTGGGTAGCAAGCGATCACTTGGTTCCGTAAAATGTTTGTCACAAAACCTCTCTAGGGCGCATTTGTGGTGTGATGTACTCAATTTTAATAAGCGTACAGGGAATGGAATATGCAAGTGCGTTAAAGTGGTCGTACCTATATTAATGAAATAG